Proteins encoded within one genomic window of Dyadobacter chenhuakuii:
- a CDS encoding DUF4185 domain-containing protein, whose translation MKLQPFFIYSMLTLLTALSSCGGQKVQDEVHINEKEFTAEADSEWTNMFLRKSGWFGGDGIFAIPLSGRDSEKNDSLLFLFSDTMVGEIQRDSLQPRFVMVNNSVSLLKGKTADSSKMAFKIASQNGTYKAIFSPKTNKPDKDTYFWLGDGFVNPDAGKDLFIFAYQITNTHDKSPFPFKETGNVLIRVPAGSPFPYADQQQKPLPFNDYKSEGETISFGAGIFNNTASAGEAEPDGLAYVYGIKGKSKQLVSARVKPGQIDAFSEWEFWNGQGWSKDVKSVKALSDSVSNEMSVSRLAKGKYALVYQLGSIFPQICMQLGPTPVGPFGPRIVLYKTTNDIQDPDLFTYNAKAHPALSAPGELLISYNVNSFKFFEIITKKPNLYRPRFVRVKFSQQSSQTNH comes from the coding sequence ATGAAACTGCAACCCTTCTTTATTTACAGCATGCTGACTCTGCTGACGGCACTATCTTCCTGTGGCGGACAAAAGGTGCAGGATGAGGTCCATATCAATGAAAAGGAATTTACGGCAGAAGCTGATTCGGAGTGGACCAACATGTTCCTTAGAAAATCAGGATGGTTCGGCGGTGACGGGATATTTGCTATTCCGCTGTCGGGCCGCGATAGTGAGAAAAATGACAGTCTGCTGTTTCTGTTCAGTGATACAATGGTGGGAGAAATTCAGAGAGATTCCTTGCAGCCACGCTTTGTCATGGTCAATAACTCCGTGTCGCTACTAAAAGGTAAAACGGCTGATTCCTCCAAGATGGCATTCAAAATAGCCAGCCAAAACGGAACCTATAAAGCCATTTTCAGCCCCAAGACAAACAAGCCGGACAAAGACACCTACTTTTGGCTGGGCGATGGGTTTGTTAATCCCGATGCAGGTAAAGACCTTTTTATTTTTGCTTATCAAATCACCAATACGCACGATAAATCGCCTTTTCCTTTCAAGGAAACGGGTAATGTATTGATCCGCGTGCCAGCCGGAAGTCCTTTTCCTTATGCCGACCAGCAGCAAAAACCGCTTCCATTCAATGACTACAAAAGTGAAGGGGAGACCATATCTTTTGGAGCAGGCATTTTTAACAACACTGCGTCTGCGGGAGAGGCCGAGCCGGATGGTCTTGCATATGTTTATGGGATAAAAGGCAAAAGCAAGCAGCTCGTTTCGGCCCGGGTTAAGCCCGGACAGATCGATGCCTTCAGCGAATGGGAGTTTTGGAATGGCCAGGGCTGGTCTAAGGATGTCAAGTCCGTGAAAGCATTGAGCGATTCAGTCTCCAATGAAATGAGCGTAAGCCGGCTGGCCAAAGGCAAATACGCATTGGTTTATCAGCTGGGCAGTATTTTTCCTCAGATTTGCATGCAGCTCGGCCCCACGCCCGTAGGCCCGTTCGGCCCCAGGATTGTGCTTTATAAAACCACAAATGATATCCAGGACCCGGATTTGTTTACTTATAATGCCAAAGCGCACCCGGCATTGTCAGCGCCGGGCGAGCTACTGATTTCCTATAATGTGAATAGTTTTAAATTTTTTGAGATTATCACAAAAAAGCCTAACCTGTATCGCCCGCGGTTTGTAAGGGTTAAGTTCAGCCAACAATCTTCCCAAACAAACCATTGA
- a CDS encoding RNA polymerase sigma factor, translating into MQPSDKDNFLNMIEDNKGIIFKVANAYCKDRENRKDLLQEIIIQLWQAYPKYNDQFRITTWIYRIALNVSISFYRKQSSRDKRNQALTEDIISLIATDEQVDPDSEFSMLHRFIRQLNDFDRALILLYLEDRSHQEIADILGISVSNVSTKVFRIKEQLKQKFATLKP; encoded by the coding sequence ATGCAGCCCTCTGACAAAGACAACTTCCTGAATATGATTGAGGACAATAAGGGGATCATTTTTAAAGTGGCCAATGCGTATTGTAAGGACAGAGAAAACAGGAAGGACCTTTTGCAGGAAATTATCATACAGCTCTGGCAAGCTTATCCCAAATACAATGATCAGTTTAGGATAACCACCTGGATATACCGCATTGCATTGAACGTGTCAATTTCTTTTTACCGGAAACAGTCGAGCCGCGACAAACGAAATCAGGCTCTAACTGAGGATATTATCAGCTTGATCGCCACGGACGAACAGGTGGATCCGGATTCGGAATTCTCCATGCTTCACCGCTTTATCCGGCAGCTGAATGACTTTGACCGTGCGCTTATCCTGCTCTATCTGGAAGATCGGAGCCATCAGGAGATTGCCGATATTCTGGGCATAAGCGTTTCAAATGTTTCGACCAAAGTTTTCCGCATTAAAGAGCAGCTCAAACAAAAATTTGCAACATTAAAACCCTAA
- a CDS encoding GH92 family glycosyl hydrolase — translation MKAKFRVVIAWLLFLSAYHHAKAQSFLKYVDPNIGTAHSRWFFYTPAAVPYGMAKLAPSTNGHYGNPSGWEAVGYDTRQNSIEGFVHFHEWQVGGVSYMPATGPLKTKPGDLDSAHTGYRSGFDRKSQVAQPGYYKVLLEDYNITAELTATKRVGFQRYTFPEHKQSHIILDIGNKQGESDIVTDARIEMLDDTHFEGYVITYPKYVKIYDPKGKIAMFFYGELSKKPASVTAFTADKVTANQRSSAGKGAGLALHYQTKNKEIIEVKTGLSYTSIQNAKQNFLAEAKGLSFEKAKAQAQAIWQQQLGKIAVEDGDEQNKIKFYTGLYHALLGRGIASDVNGAYPMHGGKTGQLPVQNSKNLPYEFINTDAIWGAFWNITQLWALSYPEWYGSFVNTHLQIFKDKGWFGDGIANSEFVSGVGTNFVGLAIAGAYNAGIRNYDVEFAYNAIKANELNYKNRPVGAGKLDTKAFTAHGYVPFLERTGQDFITDSTGSNFSGSHTLEYSFGAFAAAQMAKALGKTQDYGQLIKLSNGWRHIFNPQNKLMQPKKIDGTFVGKFDPYQPWRGFQEGNSVQYTFYVPHNPAGLIDAISKDNFNSRLDSIFTVSEKLGFGGGKTIDAFAGVNSIYNHGNQPNLHTSWLFNFSGKPWLTQKWTRAIGREFYGTEPIHGYGYGQDEDQGQLGSWYVMNALGLFDVKGFTDQRPVIELGSPLFDKVTITLGNGKTLVIETKNNGKDHVYVQSATFNGAALDNCWLYRDELMKGGTLSFVMGDKPNEQWGTKTPPPSEQ, via the coding sequence ATGAAAGCCAAATTCCGTGTTGTTATTGCCTGGCTGTTGTTCTTATCAGCATATCATCATGCTAAGGCGCAAAGTTTTCTTAAATATGTCGATCCAAACATTGGTACTGCACATAGCCGCTGGTTTTTTTATACACCTGCTGCGGTTCCTTACGGCATGGCTAAACTTGCTCCTTCTACAAACGGACATTATGGCAATCCGTCGGGATGGGAAGCCGTTGGCTATGATACGCGCCAAAATTCGATAGAAGGTTTTGTTCATTTTCATGAGTGGCAGGTAGGCGGTGTAAGCTATATGCCGGCGACCGGACCGCTCAAAACCAAGCCGGGTGATCTGGATTCTGCCCATACAGGTTATCGTTCCGGCTTTGACCGAAAAAGCCAGGTGGCGCAGCCCGGTTACTACAAGGTTTTACTGGAAGATTATAACATTACCGCTGAGCTTACGGCCACCAAAAGGGTTGGTTTTCAGCGCTATACATTCCCAGAGCACAAGCAATCCCACATTATCCTTGATATTGGAAACAAGCAGGGCGAAAGCGACATTGTAACAGATGCCCGCATTGAAATGCTTGATGATACGCACTTTGAAGGCTACGTGATCACCTATCCCAAATATGTGAAAATATATGATCCCAAGGGAAAAATTGCCATGTTCTTCTATGGTGAGCTCAGCAAAAAGCCAGCCTCCGTTACAGCTTTCACTGCTGATAAGGTGACAGCAAACCAGCGTAGCTCGGCAGGCAAGGGTGCGGGCCTGGCGCTTCATTACCAGACAAAAAATAAGGAAATCATTGAAGTTAAAACCGGCCTGTCCTACACCTCTATTCAGAACGCAAAACAAAATTTTCTTGCTGAGGCAAAGGGTTTGTCTTTTGAGAAGGCCAAAGCGCAGGCCCAGGCCATCTGGCAGCAGCAGTTGGGGAAAATTGCAGTTGAAGACGGCGATGAGCAAAACAAAATCAAATTCTACACCGGTCTGTATCACGCCTTACTGGGAAGAGGCATTGCCAGCGATGTCAACGGCGCCTACCCCATGCACGGCGGAAAGACGGGGCAGCTTCCGGTACAAAACAGTAAGAACCTGCCGTACGAATTCATCAATACAGATGCTATATGGGGCGCCTTTTGGAACATTACCCAGCTGTGGGCCCTGTCCTACCCCGAGTGGTATGGCAGTTTTGTCAATACACATTTGCAGATTTTCAAGGATAAAGGCTGGTTTGGTGATGGCATTGCCAACAGTGAATTTGTATCAGGCGTAGGAACCAACTTTGTGGGGCTGGCCATCGCAGGCGCCTACAATGCAGGTATCCGCAATTACGATGTGGAATTTGCCTATAATGCGATCAAGGCAAACGAGCTAAATTATAAAAATCGGCCCGTCGGCGCTGGTAAGCTGGATACCAAAGCCTTTACAGCGCATGGCTACGTGCCATTTTTAGAGCGGACAGGACAGGATTTCATCACCGATTCCACCGGATCTAATTTTTCAGGATCACATACATTGGAATACAGTTTCGGCGCATTTGCTGCCGCGCAGATGGCCAAAGCATTGGGTAAAACCCAGGATTATGGTCAGCTCATTAAACTATCAAACGGCTGGCGGCATATTTTCAACCCGCAAAACAAGCTGATGCAGCCCAAGAAGATAGATGGCACTTTTGTAGGTAAGTTTGATCCGTATCAGCCATGGCGCGGCTTTCAGGAAGGAAACTCGGTACAATACACATTCTATGTCCCGCATAACCCGGCCGGCCTCATCGATGCCATTAGCAAAGACAATTTCAATAGCAGGCTCGACAGCATTTTTACTGTTTCTGAAAAACTGGGTTTTGGCGGCGGTAAAACCATTGATGCATTTGCCGGGGTTAATTCCATTTATAACCACGGAAACCAGCCAAACCTGCATACCAGCTGGTTATTTAATTTCTCAGGAAAACCGTGGTTGACCCAGAAATGGACCCGGGCCATCGGGCGCGAATTTTACGGAACCGAGCCCATACATGGCTATGGTTACGGACAGGATGAGGACCAGGGACAGCTCGGATCCTGGTATGTAATGAATGCACTGGGACTCTTTGATGTAAAAGGCTTTACAGATCAAAGGCCGGTGATAGAACTGGGCAGTCCCTTATTTGATAAGGTTACCATTACTTTGGGCAATGGTAAAACCCTTGTGATTGAAACAAAAAATAACGGCAAGGATCATGTATATGTCCAATCGGCAACATTCAACGGAGCTGCTCTGGATAACTGCTGGCTGTATCGTGATGAGCTGATGAAAGGCGGCACCCTAAGCTTTGTCATGGGCGATAAGCCCAACGAGCAATGGGGAACAAAGACGCCGCCTCCATCAGAACAGTAG
- a CDS encoding response regulator has protein sequence MNEEVHDVDVEKNDAVPLSVLEQKRLKTLLSYSILDTAGQEEFDGLADLACLACEAPVCIITFIDQKRLWIKSSRGTQLSEIDRRTSFCQYTILQGSVFEIEDVSLDDRFRGNDLLNEQPDLRFYAGYPLTDPAGYPLGAICVLDNKVRKLTEVQSKSLQLIASQVMALVTYHKERMHAGIQRQGNDNAFIKEKTSSEEKLKSFFESSQGLMCTHDLDGNFTAVNSVGADLLGYTVEEFLKMNLLDVTPQKHRQGLRDYFQQITNSGKSSGLMTTVHKDGRQVIWSYRNALVMDGNGHGYVVGNCIDITQMHNQAKELLRTQQMLMQTSLIAGIGGWEYNLNEKELYWSDLASKIYQQDPDLKLNLDNVLNLYKDGESREKVIKAIADATNYGTAHDIEVQILTGKHEERWVRLVVNAEFRKGKCKKLYGTVQDIDEKKKTALQVEHTKEQLSMQQARLLAFVEHIPAVVAMLDNDIRYLAVSRKWEQEYGLRSQDIIGISHYDVFTDTDQEWKDIHRQALAGKRMLRGEQVSRPDGWSHDRYLTWEVWPWFQFDGAIGGIITLIQDVTEIELHRQELKTARHLAEQANMAKSEFLANMSHEIRTPLNGVIGFTDLVLKTHMSDTQKQYLSFVHQSANTLLSIINDILDFSKIEAGKLELDIDKYDIYEIAAQTADIISFQVQNKGLEMLLDIPACLPQYVWVDDIRLKQVLINLLSNAAKFTECGEIELKIEILDYRPENDDMITCRFIVRDTGIGIRKEKKAKIFEAFLQEDGSTTKRYGGTGLGLTISNQLLALMGSSLHLDSAVGVGSTLYFDLTMKSEAGDINPNQAITNIDRVLIVDDNTKSRQLIERMLAQLGIKSDQAENGAQALDILSADMAYNVALIDYHMLHMDGLETVRRIRQTLSAAQLPIILLNSSADDAVVLRASQELHINSRLMKPIKLGNIALSLANLSPVEPQQQTPAAAEEQGFTSKALTILVAEDHLINMILAKTVIKKLAVNATIWEAANGLEALALCQKQLPDLIFMDIQMPLMNGHEATSQIRKLPGADKVPIVALTAGNVMGEKERCLEAGMDDFVAKPFVQNAIWQVFERFLDLNDHSK, from the coding sequence ATGAATGAAGAGGTACATGATGTTGACGTCGAAAAAAACGACGCCGTTCCGCTTTCTGTTTTGGAACAAAAAAGATTGAAGACACTGCTAAGCTATTCAATTCTGGATACGGCAGGGCAGGAAGAGTTTGATGGTCTTGCAGATCTGGCCTGCCTGGCGTGCGAGGCGCCAGTATGCATCATTACATTTATTGATCAAAAAAGGCTTTGGATTAAGTCCAGCCGCGGAACCCAGCTAAGCGAAATCGATCGCAGAACCTCTTTTTGTCAGTATACCATCCTGCAAGGTTCGGTTTTTGAAATCGAGGATGTCAGCCTGGATGATCGCTTCCGGGGCAACGACTTACTGAATGAACAACCTGACCTTCGTTTTTACGCAGGCTACCCACTTACGGATCCCGCAGGCTACCCGCTGGGCGCGATCTGTGTGCTGGACAATAAAGTCCGAAAACTTACCGAGGTTCAAAGCAAGTCGCTGCAACTGATTGCTTCCCAGGTTATGGCCCTGGTCACATATCACAAAGAACGCATGCATGCTGGCATACAGCGGCAGGGCAATGATAACGCCTTCATTAAAGAAAAAACGAGCAGCGAGGAAAAACTCAAATCATTTTTTGAGAGCTCACAGGGGCTCATGTGCACCCATGATCTGGATGGCAACTTTACCGCCGTTAACTCTGTTGGGGCGGATCTTTTGGGATATACCGTAGAGGAATTTTTGAAAATGAATTTGCTGGATGTGACCCCTCAAAAACACCGGCAAGGCTTACGGGATTACTTCCAGCAGATTACGAATTCGGGCAAATCCAGCGGTTTGATGACGACCGTGCATAAGGACGGGCGTCAGGTCATTTGGAGTTACCGCAATGCACTGGTTATGGACGGAAATGGACACGGTTATGTTGTGGGTAACTGCATAGACATTACCCAAATGCATAATCAGGCCAAGGAACTGCTCCGAACTCAGCAAATGCTCATGCAAACCAGCCTTATTGCAGGCATAGGAGGTTGGGAATACAATTTGAACGAAAAAGAACTCTACTGGTCTGATCTGGCTAGTAAAATTTACCAGCAGGATCCTGATTTGAAGCTCAATCTAGATAATGTGCTGAACCTATACAAGGACGGTGAGAGTAGGGAAAAAGTGATAAAAGCCATAGCGGATGCCACCAATTATGGCACGGCTCATGACATAGAAGTTCAGATTTTAACAGGTAAGCACGAAGAGCGCTGGGTGCGACTCGTTGTCAATGCCGAGTTCAGAAAAGGGAAATGTAAAAAACTTTACGGGACGGTTCAGGACATTGATGAGAAGAAAAAAACAGCGTTGCAGGTTGAGCATACCAAAGAGCAGCTTAGCATGCAGCAGGCGCGCCTGCTGGCATTTGTCGAGCACATTCCTGCCGTTGTGGCCATGCTCGACAATGATATCCGGTATCTGGCTGTAAGCCGCAAGTGGGAACAGGAATATGGATTGCGTAGCCAAGATATTATTGGCATAAGCCATTACGATGTCTTTACAGATACAGATCAGGAATGGAAGGATATACACCGACAGGCCCTTGCAGGCAAACGCATGCTGCGTGGAGAACAAGTATCCCGACCGGATGGATGGAGCCATGACCGGTATCTGACCTGGGAAGTCTGGCCCTGGTTTCAGTTTGATGGCGCCATTGGGGGCATTATAACGCTCATTCAGGATGTAACGGAAATTGAGCTGCACCGCCAGGAACTAAAAACGGCCCGTCATCTGGCTGAACAAGCCAATATGGCCAAGTCAGAGTTTTTGGCCAACATGAGCCATGAGATACGAACGCCCTTGAATGGCGTAATCGGCTTTACGGACCTGGTTCTTAAAACGCATATGAGCGATACGCAGAAGCAATATCTGAGCTTCGTTCACCAGTCTGCCAACACATTGCTGAGCATTATCAATGATATTCTGGATTTTTCCAAAATTGAAGCGGGTAAGCTCGAACTGGATATTGACAAATATGATATCTATGAGATAGCAGCGCAAACGGCCGACATTATTTCGTTTCAGGTACAAAACAAAGGACTGGAAATGCTGCTGGACATCCCAGCCTGTCTGCCGCAGTATGTCTGGGTGGATGATATCAGGCTGAAACAGGTGTTAATAAATTTATTAAGCAATGCAGCCAAATTTACCGAGTGCGGAGAGATTGAGTTAAAAATTGAAATTCTGGACTACCGACCGGAAAATGACGATATGATTACTTGCCGCTTTATTGTGCGTGATACAGGCATCGGCATCCGTAAAGAGAAGAAAGCCAAAATATTTGAAGCTTTCCTGCAGGAAGACGGTTCAACAACGAAGCGGTATGGAGGAACCGGGCTAGGGCTGACGATCTCCAATCAGCTTCTGGCCCTTATGGGTAGCAGCCTTCATCTGGATAGTGCCGTTGGGGTTGGCAGCACGCTATACTTTGATCTGACCATGAAGTCAGAAGCCGGCGATATAAATCCAAACCAGGCTATCACCAACATTGACCGGGTGCTGATCGTTGACGATAATACCAAAAGCCGCCAGCTGATAGAACGAATGCTGGCCCAGCTGGGAATCAAATCAGATCAGGCTGAAAATGGGGCGCAGGCATTGGATATACTTTCGGCTGACATGGCTTATAATGTTGCGTTAATAGATTATCACATGCTCCATATGGATGGACTGGAAACGGTTCGCCGTATCCGGCAGACACTTTCGGCCGCTCAGCTTCCTATTATCTTACTTAACAGCTCGGCAGATGACGCTGTCGTTCTTCGCGCATCCCAGGAGCTGCATATTAACTCGCGGTTGATGAAACCAATTAAATTGGGGAATATAGCGCTTTCACTTGCCAATTTGTCGCCTGTTGAACCCCAGCAGCAAACTCCCGCTGCGGCTGAGGAACAGGGTTTTACTTCCAAAGCACTTACTATTCTTGTTGCCGAGGATCATCTCATTAATATGATCCTTGCCAAAACCGTCATTAAAAAGCTTGCAGTGAATGCAACGATATGGGAAGCGGCCAACGGCCTGGAAGCGTTGGCGCTGTGTCAGAAGCAGTTACCGGATTTGATTTTTATGGACATTCAGATGCCGCTGATGAATGGTCATGAGGCAACTTCGCAGATCAGGAAGCTGCCGGGTGCTGATAAAGTGCCCATTGTCGCCTTGACTGCCGGAAATGTAATGGGAGAAAAAGAACGATGTCTTGAAGCCGGTATGGACGATTTCGTGGCCAAACCATTTGTGCAAAATGCAATCTGGCAGGTATTTGAGCGGTTTTTAGATTTGAACGATCATTCCAAATAG
- a CDS encoding nuclear transport factor 2 family protein — translation MKTLHILVASLLIFASCQSKKTDQNSPVTASSDNEKLLKDYFDKFNQHNWKEMAAMYSDTAEFKDPSLGQGIVKQSHEQIIKKYGELQQMIPDVRDSLVNMYPSGDKHMIVEFISTGTAPDKSKFTMPICTIFTIVDGKITQDFTYYDNFTE, via the coding sequence ATGAAAACCCTCCACATTTTAGTTGCAAGCCTGTTAATATTTGCATCCTGCCAGTCCAAGAAAACGGATCAGAATAGCCCGGTAACGGCCAGTTCTGACAATGAAAAACTTCTCAAAGATTACTTTGACAAGTTCAATCAGCACAATTGGAAGGAGATGGCAGCCATGTATTCAGATACGGCAGAATTTAAAGATCCATCGCTGGGGCAGGGTATTGTCAAACAGTCCCACGAGCAGATCATCAAGAAGTATGGCGAGTTGCAGCAAATGATCCCGGATGTTCGCGATAGTCTTGTCAATATGTATCCTTCGGGCGATAAACACATGATCGTCGAGTTTATCTCGACGGGCACCGCGCCTGACAAGTCAAAATTTACGATGCCCATCTGCACCATTTTTACAATAGTAGACGGGAAGATTACACAGGATTTTACCTACTACGACAATTTTACCGAGTAG
- a CDS encoding pseudouridine synthase produces MTAPTHSPLQILYQDTDLVAINKPNGLLVHRSPIAADADVFAVQILRDQLGQKVYPVHRLDRKTSGVLLFALNEEMNSLMQQQFQEGKVEKTYHAIVRGYTPDQLDIDYPLKREDGTIQEAFTSLRTLERTEVNFAIGKHPTSRYSLVELKPTTGRMHQLRKHMAHIFHPIIGDRPHGCNKQNRYFKEELGMSTMMLHALEIAFQVPNKTGEMQIRANFQPDFLEVCQKLSFRSQLIEGPDNF; encoded by the coding sequence GTGACAGCGCCGACACATTCACCCCTTCAAATCCTTTATCAGGACACGGATCTCGTAGCAATCAATAAACCAAACGGACTGCTCGTCCACCGCTCACCGATTGCAGCAGATGCAGACGTCTTCGCAGTCCAGATACTCCGGGACCAGCTCGGCCAAAAAGTATATCCCGTTCACCGTCTCGACCGAAAAACTTCCGGCGTACTGCTCTTTGCATTGAACGAAGAAATGAACAGCCTGATGCAGCAACAGTTTCAGGAAGGAAAAGTTGAAAAAACCTATCACGCCATTGTCAGAGGCTACACGCCCGATCAGCTTGACATTGATTACCCATTAAAAAGAGAAGACGGCACGATCCAGGAAGCCTTCACCTCACTGCGCACCCTTGAAAGAACAGAAGTGAATTTCGCCATCGGAAAGCACCCGACGTCCCGCTACTCGCTGGTAGAGCTAAAACCCACCACCGGCCGCATGCACCAGCTGCGCAAACACATGGCCCACATTTTCCATCCCATCATCGGCGATAGGCCGCATGGATGTAACAAGCAGAACCGTTATTTTAAGGAGGAGTTAGGGATGAGTACAATGATGCTGCATGCGTTAGAAATAGCATTTCAGGTGCCAAACAAAACCGGGGAGATGCAAATACGTGCCAACTTCCAGCCAGATTTTCTTGAAGTTTGCCAAAAGCTTTCATTCCGGAGCCAGCTCATCGAAGGACCGGATAATTTTTAG
- a CDS encoding LLM class flavin-dependent oxidoreductase yields MADKLIEDIPFSILDLAPITEGNNASVTFKNSLRLAQRVEELGYNRYWLAEHHNMESVASSATSVLIGYIAGGTKKIRVGSGGIMLPNHAPLVVAEQFGTLDSLYPGRIDLGLGRAPGTDQVTARALRRNYMESAQDFPDDVIALQNYFSPDNKNAKVRAIPGEGADIPIWILGSSTDSAQLAAHLGLPYAFASHFAPTHFLTAIELYRRNFRPSQYLAQPYVMACVNVIAADTNQEAERIATSFFQLATGIITGKRRPLQPPVESMDGLWGDYEEAAVRQMMKYTFIGDQKKISADLAYFQRHTQLDELMVTSHIYDPDARIHSYEILKGVQNQVLAAHSA; encoded by the coding sequence ATGGCAGACAAACTTATTGAAGATATACCTTTTTCCATTCTTGATCTTGCACCAATCACCGAAGGGAATAATGCATCCGTAACATTTAAAAACAGCCTACGACTCGCACAGCGTGTCGAAGAGCTGGGCTATAACCGGTACTGGCTTGCCGAGCATCATAATATGGAAAGTGTTGCCAGCTCGGCAACTTCGGTTTTGATCGGCTACATTGCCGGTGGCACAAAGAAAATCCGTGTAGGCAGTGGAGGCATTATGTTGCCCAATCACGCCCCGCTGGTCGTTGCCGAGCAGTTTGGCACGCTTGACTCGCTTTACCCGGGGCGTATAGATCTGGGACTCGGACGCGCCCCGGGAACCGACCAGGTTACTGCTCGCGCGCTCAGGCGCAACTACATGGAATCTGCTCAGGATTTTCCCGATGATGTGATTGCATTGCAAAACTATTTTTCGCCGGACAATAAAAACGCCAAAGTCCGCGCTATTCCCGGTGAAGGAGCAGACATACCAATCTGGATATTGGGTTCGAGTACCGACAGTGCGCAGCTGGCTGCCCACCTGGGATTACCTTATGCATTCGCGAGCCATTTTGCACCGACTCATTTCCTGACTGCTATTGAGCTTTACCGCCGCAATTTCAGGCCCTCTCAGTATCTTGCCCAGCCATATGTAATGGCGTGCGTAAATGTAATTGCAGCAGACACCAATCAGGAAGCTGAGCGGATTGCTACCTCTTTCTTTCAGCTGGCTACGGGCATTATTACGGGCAAACGCCGGCCTTTGCAGCCACCCGTGGAAAGCATGGACGGACTCTGGGGCGACTACGAAGAAGCGGCCGTCAGACAAATGATGAAATATACTTTTATCGGTGATCAGAAGAAGATTAGTGCTGACCTGGCTTATTTCCAGCGGCATACGCAGCTTGACGAGCTAATGGTTACCAGCCACATCTATGATCCTGATGCGCGCATCCACAGCTATGAAATCCTGAAAGGCGTTCAGAATCAGGTATTAGCAGCGCATTCAGCATGA